The genomic region GATTCGCCAGGAACGTCCGGAAGAAGCGCCGTCCGCTGAGCGCCGGGAAGAACAGATAGTCCTTGCTCGCCTGGCGAACCATCTTGCGGACCATCGCCCGATGAAGGTCGGCCTTGACCTCTTCACTCGTCTCGTGGTCCTGCTCGGTGGCCAGGTCGTGCAGTGCGATGCCCCACTCGAAGACGATGGACAGCAGCAATGCCCACAGGGGCGCCCACCGGTGACCGGGCTGCCACTCCTGGTCGCGGCTGACGCGCAGGACGCCGTAGCCGAGGTCCTCGTCCATGCCGATCACGTTGGTGAAGACGTGGTGGCGATAGTTGTGGGCGTGCCGCCACTGGGAGGACGGACCCACCATGTCCCACTCCCAGGTGTTGGAGTGGATCTCCGGGTCGTTCATCCAATCCCACTGCCCGTGGATGATGTTGTGGCCGAGTTCCATGTTCTCGATGCACTTGGACACGAGCAGGCCCACGGTTCCGGCCGTCCATCCGGTCTTGCTCCTGCTGCCGAAGATCGTCAGTCGGGAGCCGATTTCAAGGCACCGTTGAAGTCGGATGACGCGCTTTATGTACGCGCGATCGGCTGTGCCGAGTGACTCCTCGACGTCGCGACGGATCTCGTCGAGCGAACGCCCGAGTGTCTCGACGTCGGCGTCGCTCAGGTGCGCGTACTCAGCTACTTCGGTGATGGCAACGGTGCATCACACCCCAACGACGAGGAGCGGATGCGGACGGAGCAACCGGGCCTGACAGGCACGGACAATGACCCACTCCATCCTGGACTACGGCGACTTCCTCACCGCGATCCCACAATGTATCCGTAACCGGAGGTGTCGCACAATCGGTCCAGTCCGAGTGCTGTGCCGAGAACAAAGATGGGCCGAACGTGTCGAGACTGGAGTCACGGCTCCGTCCCAGGGTCGAATGCGGCCACCGAGGCCGCTCCAGAGAAGGGAACCCAACATGAAGTACCTGCTGCTCAAGCACTACCGCGGCGCTCCCGAGGCCGTGAACGGCGTGCCGATGGACCAGTGGACGCCGCAGGAGATCGACGACCACGTCCAGTACATGAACGACTTCGCCGCCAGACTCGAGGGCACCGGTGAGTACGTCGACAGTCAGGCGCTCGCGCCCGAGGGGGCGTGGGTCCGGTATGACGGGGAGGGCCGCCCACCCGTCACCGACGGGCCATTCGCGGAGACCAAGGACCTGATCGCAGGCTGGATGATCATCGACGTCGACACCTATGAGCGCGCGCTCGCCCTGGCTGGCGAGTTATCGGCGGCCCCAGGAGCCGGCGGCAAGCCGATCCACGAGTGGCTCGAGGTGCGCCCGTTCCTCACCGCACACCCGACGGTCACCGAGTGACGTGATGGACGACCTGCCGCTGCGGGAGTTGACGCCCGCGGTGATCGGCGTCCTCGTTCATCGCGGAGTCGACTTCGCGAC from Mycolicibacterium sp. YH-1 harbors:
- a CDS encoding YciI family protein; this translates as MKYLLLKHYRGAPEAVNGVPMDQWTPQEIDDHVQYMNDFAARLEGTGEYVDSQALAPEGAWVRYDGEGRPPVTDGPFAETKDLIAGWMIIDVDTYERALALAGELSAAPGAGGKPIHEWLEVRPFLTAHPTVTE